tccatagattcctttaaacagcTGACGCAGGCTTTCGGTTCCCGTTTCATCACCAGTACtagagtccctcggcccctggattccctcctatccttgtccatgcgggAAGGAGAGACGTTGAAGGCCTACtcagatagatactgggaaatgtataatgagGTCGAAACCGAAGGGAAATATGATGACGTCGCTATTAGTACGTTCAAAAGGGGCTTGCCGACTAAGCACGGCTTGAGAAAGTCCCTTACTGGAAAACCAGTCACCagcgtgcgccaactcatggaccgaattgacaagtataaaagggtcgaggaggacTAGAATATGGGGAAGGGTAAAGCGAAGGCTGtccctcaagagaggagggacttcaggtcggaacggTTTAACAACAGTAACAGGCCGAGAAGGGACTATGTAGAGCAGTCCGGATCTACTGGGGCTCAGGCAGTCTATGCCGTGTTCTGAGAACCTCCTCACAAAATCCTAGAGAAGGTGAAGTATGAGCCTTTCTTTCAGTGGCCAAACAAGATGTCCGGCTATCCTTCAAAGCGTAATCAGAACCTGTATTGCGAATACCATCAGGAGCCCGGTCACACTACTGATGATTGCAGGAACCTGAAGAATTATTTAGACCGGCtcgtccgagaagggaagctgAAACATCTGCTGCATCGCTCTGAAGGATGGCAAGAACCATCAAACAACGAGACCAGACAAAGTGCGTTGAGGCCGCCCATTGGCACAATTAACATCATTCTCGCCGCACCTGGAAGGACAGGCCCTGTCCCCTTCAGGGTAATGTCAGTGAGCAATCTCCCGACTAAGCCAGATGACAGGGAACCCAAGAGGGTCAGAGTGGGCACCACGCCATTGATTGGGTTCACGGACGAAGACAAACGAGGGACTATCCAACCCCATGATGATGCCCTGGTCGTGACGCTCAGGATAGGAGGTTACGACGTCAAAAGGGTGTTAGTTGATCAGGGCAGCGCTgtggagataatgtaccctgatttgtATAAGGGAATGAACTTGAAGCAGGCAGACCTGTTACCATACGATTCCCCCCTTCTTAACTTTGAAGGAAAAGTAGTCATCCCGAAAGGCATGATTAAGTTGCCTGTCCAGACAGACTCGGAGGTGGTAGAAGTAAACTTCATTTTCGTAGATGCCTACTCCCCTTACACAGCCATCGTGGCCCGGCCATGGCTTCATACTCTGGGGGCTGTGTCGTCGACCttg
The sequence above is drawn from the Quercus lobata isolate SW786 chromosome 12, ValleyOak3.0 Primary Assembly, whole genome shotgun sequence genome and encodes:
- the LOC115970510 gene encoding uncharacterized protein LOC115970510 — encoded protein: MSGYPSKRNQNLYCEYHQEPGHTTDDCRNLKNYLDRLVREGKLKHLLHRSEGWQEPSNNETRQSALRPPIGTINIILAAPGRTGPVPFRVMSVSNLPTKPDDREPKRVRVGTTPLIGFTDEDKRGTIQPHDDALVVTLRIGGYDVKRVLVDQGSAVEIMYPDLYKGMNLKQADLLPYDSPLLNFEGKVVIPKGMIKLPVQTDSEVVEVNFIFVDAYSPYTAIVARPWLHTLGAVSSTLHQKVKYPSGGQIKEIIGDQGVARQCMVSAILRQQNRITTPPAENGL